The following proteins come from a genomic window of Ferrovibrio sp. MS7:
- a CDS encoding ABC transporter ATP-binding protein — protein MNAEAIVDIRNLTVTFTGGRTPVNAVNGVNLQVARGEVVALLGESGSGKSVTLRSLLRLHPEKRTRISGSLQVLGQDVMALKGAALTDFRGKLVSMIFQEPLLALDPVYTVGQQIAEAIRKHEPKVTREAAEARALEALKRVRIPSPERRLKAYPHEMSGGMRQRAMIALALACNPQVLLADEPTTALDATVQIQILLLLRELQRELGLSVILVTHDIGVAVEVADRIAVMYAGRIVETGPVRDVIRNPSHPYTKGLLGFRSGHGASHGAGGGMGGMKGGRLDAIPGAPPDLAKLPPGCAFAPRCKYAGDECSQMQPEPVSIGAEHWARCLKLAQAAE, from the coding sequence ATGAACGCGGAAGCCATCGTCGATATCCGCAACCTCACCGTCACCTTCACCGGCGGCCGTACTCCGGTGAATGCGGTCAACGGTGTCAATCTGCAGGTGGCCCGGGGTGAAGTGGTGGCGCTGCTCGGCGAGTCCGGTTCGGGCAAGAGCGTAACCCTGCGCTCGCTGTTGCGGCTGCATCCGGAAAAGCGCACGCGGATCAGCGGCAGCCTGCAGGTGCTGGGCCAGGATGTGATGGCGCTGAAGGGTGCGGCGCTCACCGACTTTCGCGGCAAGCTGGTATCGATGATCTTCCAGGAGCCGCTGCTGGCGCTGGATCCGGTCTACACCGTTGGCCAGCAGATTGCCGAGGCGATCCGCAAGCATGAGCCGAAGGTGACGCGCGAAGCCGCCGAGGCCCGCGCCCTGGAGGCGTTGAAGCGTGTGCGCATCCCCTCGCCGGAGCGCCGGCTCAAGGCCTATCCGCATGAGATGTCCGGCGGCATGCGCCAGCGTGCCATGATCGCCCTGGCGCTGGCCTGCAATCCGCAAGTGCTGCTGGCCGACGAGCCGACCACGGCGCTCGACGCCACCGTGCAAATTCAGATTCTGCTGCTGCTCCGCGAATTGCAACGCGAACTCGGTCTCTCGGTGATCCTGGTGACACATGATATCGGTGTCGCCGTGGAGGTCGCCGACCGTATCGCGGTGATGTATGCCGGCCGCATCGTCGAAACCGGCCCGGTGCGCGATGTGATCCGCAATCCCAGCCATCCCTATACCAAGGGCCTGCTCGGTTTTCGCTCCGGTCATGGTGCCAGTCATGGTGCGGGTGGCGGCATGGGCGGCATGAAGGGCGGCCGGCTGGACGCGATCCCCGGCGCGCCGCCCGATCTCGCCAAACTGCCGCCCGGTTGTGCCTTTGCGCCGCGCTGCAAATATGCCGGCGATGAGTGCAGTCAGATGCAGCCCGAGCCGGTCAGCATCGGGGCCGAGCATTGGGCGCGTTGCCTCAAGCTGGCGCAGGCGGCGGAATAG
- a CDS encoding DUF1330 domain-containing protein, whose amino-acid sequence MAAYILAFIDVTDTEAYERYKQLAPGAIAEAGGKYLVRGGAVDVLEGKHDGRRVVVLEFPSTEAAKAFYDGERYREARAARANAAKGDFLLVPGI is encoded by the coding sequence ATGGCCGCCTATATCCTTGCCTTCATCGATGTGACCGACACCGAAGCTTACGAGCGCTACAAGCAGCTCGCGCCAGGCGCTATTGCCGAGGCTGGGGGCAAGTATCTGGTGCGTGGCGGCGCCGTCGATGTGCTGGAGGGTAAGCATGATGGCCGCCGCGTGGTGGTGCTGGAATTTCCCAGCACGGAAGCGGCCAAGGCTTTCTATGATGGCGAACGCTACCGCGAGGCCCGCGCCGCGCGCGCCAATGCCGCCAAGGGCGATTTCCTGCTGGTGCCGGGTATCTAG
- a CDS encoding SDR family oxidoreductase gives MTDEAPLRLSDDDLAAHPTNLAAGSLAGRTLLVTGGGGGIGRATAWLAARLGARVAIAGRRLERLEPAAAAMKQRGFDCLTLAVDIRQRDSVEAMFDQAASHWGTPPDLLVNSAGGQFPQPAIDYSEKGWRAVIDTNLTGTFNAMQAAARRWRDAQRPGSIVTIVVSPRGLHNVAHTVAARAGVKAFSEAVAIEWAPLGIRVNCIAPGTIRSEGWQVYQPHVRKRYENVNPMRIAGSPWQVAEAVLFVGGPAGGFITGETIEISGGGNLWGETWTTDKPQWFREATRVVDPD, from the coding sequence ATGACCGACGAGGCCCCGCTCCGCCTATCCGACGACGACCTCGCGGCGCATCCGACCAATCTTGCCGCTGGTAGCCTGGCGGGTCGCACGCTGCTGGTGACGGGCGGCGGCGGCGGTATCGGGCGTGCCACCGCCTGGCTGGCAGCAAGGCTCGGCGCCCGCGTGGCGATTGCCGGGCGGCGGCTGGAGCGGCTGGAGCCTGCGGCAGCGGCCATGAAGCAGCGGGGCTTTGATTGCCTGACCCTGGCGGTGGACATCCGCCAGCGCGACAGCGTGGAAGCAATGTTCGATCAGGCCGCCAGCCATTGGGGTACGCCGCCGGACCTGCTGGTCAATTCCGCCGGCGGGCAGTTTCCGCAACCCGCCATCGATTACAGCGAAAAGGGCTGGCGCGCGGTGATCGATACCAATCTGACTGGCACGTTCAATGCCATGCAGGCGGCGGCGCGACGCTGGCGCGACGCGCAGCGGCCGGGCAGCATTGTCACCATCGTGGTATCGCCGCGCGGCCTGCATAACGTGGCGCATACCGTGGCAGCGCGGGCCGGCGTGAAGGCTTTTTCGGAAGCCGTCGCCATCGAATGGGCCCCGCTCGGCATCCGCGTCAACTGCATTGCGCCGGGCACCATCCGCTCGGAAGGCTGGCAGGTCTACCAGCCGCATGTGCGCAAGCGTTATGAGAACGTAAATCCCATGCGCATCGCCGGCAGCCCCTGGCAGGTCGCCGAAGCAGTGCTGTTCGTCGGCGGGCCGGCCGGCGGCTTCATCACCGGTGAAACCATCGAGATCAGCGGTGGCGGCAATCTCTGGGGCGAGACCTGGACCACGGACAAGCCGCAATGGTTTCGCGAGGCGACCCGGGTGGTCGATCCGGACTAG
- a CDS encoding acyl-CoA dehydrogenase family protein yields the protein MTSTLPNAATQFALTPDQTAVLDAADRYAKAELHPLSERMDNEEWWPSDAFAKLGKAGYFGITVDPEYGGVGADLMTSGLILQAFSRWNHALALSWVAHENLCLNNIYRNANDAQRRKYLPGLCDGSLTGALGLTEPGAGSDALGSMRTTARREGDHYLLNGGKIYITNGPVADVLLVYAKTNPSAGAHGISAFIVEKDYPGFRVAQKLVKMGFRGSQTAELVFDDCRVPAENLVGGENRGVGVVMSGLDLERAMIAPICLGICERALEISIDYSRTRKQFGKAIAEFQMVQSRVAEMYVMVETMRSFTYRVLLEANELEVGGGGRGSIHALTAASVMYAADTMNRVLDHAVQIHGGSGYIWEAEINRLFRATKLLEIGAGTTEVRKLIIAGEILKS from the coding sequence ATGACCAGCACTTTGCCGAATGCCGCCACCCAATTCGCGCTCACGCCGGACCAGACCGCCGTGCTCGATGCTGCCGACCGTTATGCCAAAGCCGAGTTGCATCCACTCTCCGAGCGCATGGATAACGAGGAATGGTGGCCCAGCGATGCCTTCGCCAAGCTCGGCAAGGCCGGCTATTTTGGCATCACCGTCGATCCGGAATACGGCGGCGTCGGCGCCGACCTGATGACCAGCGGCCTGATCCTGCAGGCTTTCTCGCGCTGGAACCACGCCCTGGCGCTGAGCTGGGTGGCGCATGAGAATCTCTGCCTCAACAACATCTACCGCAACGCCAACGACGCCCAGCGGCGCAAATACCTGCCCGGCCTCTGTGATGGCTCGCTGACTGGTGCGCTTGGCCTCACCGAGCCAGGTGCCGGCTCGGATGCGCTCGGCTCGATGCGTACCACGGCGCGGCGCGAAGGCGACCATTACCTGCTGAATGGCGGCAAAATCTATATCACCAACGGCCCGGTGGCCGATGTACTGCTGGTCTATGCCAAGACCAACCCTTCCGCCGGTGCCCATGGTATTTCCGCTTTCATTGTGGAGAAGGACTATCCCGGCTTCCGCGTGGCGCAGAAGCTGGTGAAGATGGGTTTCCGCGGCAGCCAGACCGCCGAGCTGGTTTTCGATGATTGCCGCGTGCCGGCGGAAAATCTGGTCGGCGGCGAGAATCGCGGCGTCGGCGTGGTGATGAGCGGTCTGGACCTGGAACGCGCCATGATCGCGCCAATCTGCCTCGGCATCTGCGAACGCGCCCTGGAAATCAGCATCGACTACTCCCGCACCCGCAAGCAGTTCGGCAAGGCGATTGCCGAATTCCAGATGGTGCAAAGCCGCGTGGCGGAAATGTATGTGATGGTGGAAACCATGCGCAGCTTCACCTACCGCGTGCTGCTGGAAGCCAATGAACTGGAAGTCGGCGGTGGCGGCCGTGGCTCCATCCATGCACTGACCGCCGCCTCGGTGATGTATGCCGCCGATACCATGAACCGCGTGCTGGATCATGCCGTGCAGATCCATGGCGGCAGCGGCTATATCTGGGAAGCAGAGATCAACCGGCTGTTCCGCGCCACCAAGCTGCTGGAAATCGGCGCCGGCACTACTGAGGTGCGCAAGCTGATCATTGCCGGTGAAATTCTTAAAAGCTGA
- a CDS encoding TetR/AcrR family transcriptional regulator: MARNGTTRKRASRLPRERREADILEAARTVFRLRGYEAASISEIAERAGVVEGSIYRYFQNKRALLVRVIEDWYSGMIEEDSHLLASVTGIRNRLRYIIWHHLKALHDEPGLSSLVFLEFRPDPQYRKTTIYALNRRYTARATAVVRDAMQSGEFRSDVPPGLVRDLIYGCVEHHTWAFLRGEGDFDIEAVADSITDLVYRGLAAAPAAAMPAAPLDAALQRLDAAVSKLNTLSLDAPAQEGVEHLESRRRRR, encoded by the coding sequence ATGGCGAGGAACGGGACCACACGCAAGAGAGCCAGCCGTTTGCCGCGCGAGCGGCGCGAGGCGGATATCCTGGAGGCGGCACGCACGGTATTCCGGCTGCGCGGCTACGAGGCTGCCTCGATCTCGGAGATCGCCGAGCGAGCCGGCGTGGTGGAAGGCTCGATCTATCGTTATTTCCAGAACAAGCGCGCGCTTCTGGTACGGGTGATCGAGGATTGGTATAGCGGCATGATCGAGGAGGATAGCCATCTGCTGGCCTCCGTCACCGGTATCCGCAACCGGCTGCGCTACATCATCTGGCATCACTTGAAGGCGCTGCATGACGAGCCCGGACTTTCCAGCCTGGTGTTTCTGGAATTCCGCCCCGACCCGCAATACCGCAAGACCACAATCTACGCCCTGAACCGGCGCTACACGGCGCGGGCCACGGCGGTGGTGCGCGATGCGATGCAAAGCGGCGAATTTCGCAGCGATGTGCCACCCGGGCTGGTGCGCGATCTGATCTATGGCTGCGTCGAGCATCACACCTGGGCCTTCCTGCGTGGCGAAGGCGATTTCGATATCGAGGCGGTGGCCGATTCCATCACCGATCTGGTCTATCGCGGCCTCGCAGCGGCGCCCGCTGCTGCTATGCCGGCTGCGCCGCTGGATGCGGCCTTGCAGCGGCTGGACGCAGCGGTGAGCAAGCTCAATACCCTATCGCTTGATGCGCCGGCGCAGGAAGGCGTCGAGCACCTCGAGAGTCGCCGGCGACGCCGCTAG
- a CDS encoding enoyl-CoA hydratase/isomerase family protein, translated as MMGDRRIKLSIKDGIARLVMTGTARRNAVDLQWCREFAEAAIACAADESIKVAVLSAEGDFFSVGGDIDNFIANRAHLRPHVLEMASLFHLGIMRLHQGPAPVISAVNGMAAGGGFSIAILADIVLAKRSARFVAAYTSSGLSPDGGLTYNLPRLVGIRRAFELMALNTPLSAEQALDLGIITRVFDDASFEADVEAIVQQVAAMPAGALPALKKLMATSMDSSLQQQLDREAESVARLAASPATLEVLDAFLRRRIKR; from the coding sequence ATGATGGGCGACCGACGGATCAAACTCAGCATTAAGGATGGCATTGCCCGCCTGGTGATGACCGGCACGGCCCGGCGCAATGCCGTGGACCTGCAATGGTGCCGCGAATTCGCTGAAGCCGCCATCGCCTGTGCTGCCGATGAATCGATCAAGGTGGCGGTGCTCTCGGCGGAAGGCGATTTCTTCAGCGTCGGCGGCGACATCGACAATTTCATCGCCAATCGCGCGCATCTGCGGCCGCATGTGTTGGAAATGGCCAGCCTGTTCCATCTTGGCATCATGCGGCTGCATCAGGGACCGGCCCCCGTGATCTCGGCGGTGAACGGCATGGCGGCGGGCGGCGGCTTCAGCATCGCCATCCTGGCCGATATCGTGCTGGCCAAGCGCTCGGCGCGTTTCGTCGCCGCCTATACCAGTTCCGGCCTCTCGCCCGATGGTGGCCTCACCTACAATCTGCCGCGCCTCGTCGGCATCCGCCGTGCTTTCGAGCTGATGGCGCTGAACACACCTCTTTCCGCCGAGCAGGCACTAGACCTCGGCATCATCACCCGCGTGTTCGACGATGCCAGTTTCGAGGCCGATGTCGAGGCGATAGTGCAGCAAGTGGCGGCAATGCCGGCGGGTGCGTTGCCGGCATTGAAGAAACTGATGGCCACCAGCATGGATAGCAGCCTGCAGCAGCAGCTTGACCGCGAAGCCGAAAGCGTTGCCCGCCTAGCGGCGTCGCCGGCGACTCTCGAGGTGCTCGACGCCTTCCTGCGCCGGCGCATCAAGCGATAG
- a CDS encoding carboxyl transferase domain-containing protein, with product MSVLKSAIRTSDEEFRLRYAANRQLAQELRERQQAARYDRPARDLQRMAGHGKLLPRQRLEKLLDPGTPFLELSTLAGNMAGEGASPSASCITGIGIVSGREVMIHADDSTVKGGAWYPLTVKKIVRCLEIALENHLPVVHLCDSAGGFLQLQSDVFPDKHMAGRIFRNQSHLSKRGIKQLALVFGHCTAGGAYIPALSDYNVIVRGTGAVFLAGPPLVKAATGAIVSADDLGGADLHTRTSGTCDYPAASELDAIRIGREIVAQWEPARKTPIAMASPDSPLYDPDELYGILPDTIKKGFDMREVIARLVDGSRFHEYQPNYGPTLVCGYASIWGHRIGILANNGVLFNDSTLKGAHFIELCNQNNTPMLFLQNITGYMVGQTYEAAGITKDGAKMIMAQACSHVPKFTVMCHASFGAGNYGMCGRAFDSRFLFSWPNHQIGVMGGEQAANTLAEVKLRQLERDGIAYGPEDLARVREETLQAYQQQLSAYHSTSELWDDGLLDPVDTRNALGISIAAALNAPFGEPGYGVLRL from the coding sequence ATGAGCGTGCTGAAATCCGCCATTCGCACTAGCGACGAGGAATTCCGCCTCCGCTATGCCGCCAACCGGCAATTGGCGCAGGAACTGCGCGAGCGCCAGCAGGCGGCGCGCTATGACCGCCCGGCGCGCGACCTGCAGCGCATGGCCGGGCATGGCAAGCTGCTGCCGCGCCAGCGGCTGGAAAAACTGCTCGATCCCGGCACGCCCTTCCTGGAGCTTTCCACGCTGGCCGGCAACATGGCCGGCGAAGGCGCCTCGCCCAGTGCCAGTTGCATCACTGGCATCGGTATCGTTTCGGGCCGCGAGGTGATGATCCATGCCGATGATTCAACGGTGAAAGGCGGCGCCTGGTATCCGCTCACGGTGAAGAAGATCGTGCGTTGCCTGGAAATCGCGCTGGAGAACCACTTGCCGGTGGTGCATCTCTGCGATTCCGCCGGTGGCTTCCTGCAATTGCAGTCGGATGTCTTTCCCGACAAGCATATGGCCGGGCGCATCTTCCGCAACCAATCCCACTTAAGCAAACGCGGCATCAAGCAGCTTGCCCTGGTCTTTGGTCATTGCACTGCGGGCGGTGCCTATATCCCGGCCTTGAGCGACTACAATGTAATTGTACGCGGCACCGGCGCGGTGTTCCTGGCTGGCCCGCCGCTGGTGAAAGCTGCGACAGGCGCCATCGTTTCGGCCGATGACCTCGGCGGCGCCGACCTGCATACGCGCACCTCCGGCACCTGCGATTACCCGGCAGCCAGCGAACTGGATGCCATCCGTATCGGCCGCGAGATCGTGGCGCAATGGGAGCCGGCACGGAAAACACCGATCGCAATGGCCAGTCCCGACTCACCGCTCTACGACCCGGACGAGCTTTACGGCATCCTGCCGGACACCATCAAGAAGGGCTTCGACATGCGCGAAGTGATCGCGCGCCTGGTGGATGGCAGCCGCTTCCACGAATACCAGCCCAATTACGGCCCTACGCTTGTCTGCGGCTATGCCAGTATCTGGGGCCATCGCATCGGCATCCTGGCCAACAATGGCGTGTTGTTCAACGACAGCACGCTGAAGGGCGCGCATTTCATCGAGCTGTGTAATCAGAACAATACGCCGATGCTGTTTTTGCAAAACATCACCGGCTACATGGTGGGCCAGACCTACGAGGCCGCCGGCATCACCAAGGATGGCGCCAAGATGATCATGGCCCAGGCCTGCAGTCATGTGCCGAAATTCACCGTGATGTGCCACGCCTCCTTCGGCGCCGGCAATTACGGCATGTGTGGCCGCGCCTTCGATTCACGCTTCCTGTTCTCCTGGCCCAATCACCAGATCGGCGTGATGGGCGGCGAGCAGGCCGCCAACACGCTGGCCGAAGTGAAGCTGCGCCAGCTTGAACGCGATGGCATCGCCTATGGGCCGGAAGACCTGGCCCGGGTCCGCGAAGAAACCCTGCAGGCCTATCAGCAGCAGCTCTCCGCCTATCATTCCACCTCGGAACTCTGGGACGATGGCCTACTCGACCCGGTGGATACCCGCAACGCGCTGGGTATCAGCATTGCCGCCGCGCTGAACGCGCCGTTCGGCGAACCGGGCTATGGCGTGCTGCGGCTTTAA
- a CDS encoding acetyl-CoA carboxylase biotin carboxyl carrier protein subunit — protein sequence MSYRFDLLGKELDLAILARRPALRFALDGQSVIAEERPAESGAFALDIDGRRITGWRLVVGDDIYLRIQGRNLHLRRQQEGGDTGGANAGGNDILAEMPGTVISLHAAVGQEVAEGDKLLVIESMKLQMSITAHRAGRIAKVHVAENATFDRGVALISFAKDEGGAP from the coding sequence ATGAGCTATCGTTTCGACCTGCTGGGCAAGGAACTAGACCTCGCCATTCTCGCGCGCCGCCCGGCCTTGCGCTTTGCCCTGGATGGCCAGAGCGTCATCGCCGAGGAGCGTCCTGCCGAAAGCGGTGCCTTCGCGCTTGATATCGACGGCCGCCGCATCACCGGCTGGCGCCTGGTGGTAGGCGACGACATCTATCTGCGCATACAGGGCCGCAACCTGCATCTGCGGCGCCAGCAGGAGGGTGGTGACACCGGCGGCGCCAATGCCGGCGGCAACGACATCTTGGCCGAAATGCCCGGCACGGTGATCAGCCTGCATGCCGCCGTGGGTCAGGAGGTCGCCGAAGGCGACAAGCTGCTGGTGATCGAGAGCATGAAGCTGCAGATGAGCATTACCGCGCATCGCGCCGGACGTATCGCCAAGGTGCATGTGGCCGAGAATGCCACTTTCGACCGGGGCGTCGCGCTGATCAGTTTTGCCAAAGACGAAGGAGGCGCGCCATGA